A genomic stretch from Plasmodium reichenowi strain SY57 chromosome 2, whole genome shotgun sequence includes:
- a CDS encoding hypothetical protein (conserved Plasmodium protein, unknown function) gives MHFYKRIKHYRNILIKCNISNHNIIYGGYETCPLKEIYTNYHVYKSYIHTKENIIEVEAKGNVDIDNINNKDDIFYNNDHKIDDDKIKKIQYPKNCTIYHDIEKNSYIHIDDFVNINDVKNKIENLILYSKKLYNKKYCHNKLLNHKQITLNNIVLNILCIINGKNNNNNNNNNIKDIYIDKVLLLDFYTLLIKRKYYIHNLRNNIYDNSFMNIFDYIHYNINLHLKNYNLKNTHQVLHNISIYIHKNKCNNITHELVTNIFFFSFFKNFNKFYSKKEGKDINGSHRNFPNYVNQKNHNDLNIKIINNSHCTIYQTNYYKYKSFDEETFKYLNTYVVFLSNHPSFINDKLLYNISLLTNKILQFKINFNLALSFLSASLNIFDKREKKIKEGHLILNIYKKKTNYDILYSLIKQHNEMFKKNIAHKVEGEQKVIQQDIAMGDTISMHVSGANQNIHNVIRTNDNIHKISETNQNVHNVIRTNDNIHKISETNQNVHNVIRTNDNIHKISETNQNIHNVSIPKLDILSEEKKKDMAHTIHVSNNIHIKNRYTHNFVPSKNDCINLWNYSHIINIIKILDMNKLLSKDYNINTEECVKTFLKYMFDYLSIYYDELVIMTQNELNSFVSIYVNLSILLEQLRNYEEIGSLIIFFLINSYKRIYVYYNGLNINMMINLMKGIYHQIYIYSKIFEDNNLFFDKFKKELITLYNNIKTDHMISSNYNNMYELINTNMMFLSSNICNTIFDHLFKEDTYIPLNKLITIIHYLDKINKICLCYDHTINISLQQDILKCLKFCEKIFLSTNNNFYDENVSNHHILILINIYIYYYQKFLHSPFLYKCLQYLSKKNDLTLFINETEIIMYLNILKKLKERKINNINEKFKNIPNHLKQIRQIRQIRQIKQIKQIKQDILEDILEDMLKDGNTKNTYQRIHNYQANMTYQTKNQVVTPSCCYHNTSHIILNTHENIYEEKKINNVLLNDDLFDEMLERYMNKIMDNLFFSSFQKEGKKKYIHWNFCSSLIQYNKILEENKKDKTIDNENDIIKIDNNKNEERINVDNMYTSSKCTKSPFNIHDFKKYSINTYFLVYYNILSYNKKMNKEVIEKIWHILDNIIKYKQNVLTEENFFYIISALLKAQNFEHEVYKMYYEYMKKYGSCINIKYVFFIMKRIFEDTPYIKYKQDTLSSIDKENIWNNSIQKYNIRSIYYYNMKCNKCDKYNNYDKYNNYDKYNILNDIIKLSEQIILSHIHYIKYFTYFKEVLHTYMKKDIYIKCYLFYYPHFHNFVLTYFNKFLTHDQFNKNVLVLLINNIASFYYTLHNNTYTSCIIRKKDTQREYEKMIKEKKKIKEYNNQQNNEKLINDYEDIINILDEENFKIDHKDIKVVKKYKNSYYSKIFSLYSIDQLHLNIKLNKEDMLTKDKTNQGNIDFNMFLTCTSKDITSYNYYIDTYIKMELLKILNILLPTLYIKEIKNKSLHEIKLSSMNIIDIFVSLKNVKIRNENIMYKLCKKYIMDIFFHNNKVKLEYQIKFLNSLTFLDYIKEADLFFKTFFLKKNKINKIQKEEKKTQNNYNLLYTHFLKIPIQNCIYIPNISSYILNFISIYEYFEKKDQYIIYKKVLYFLEEYLQLHNQINSMNSLDKRNIILIIILLYISSSPLNLLSIPLQTLRIFYYYIIHSNSFSKHNITNSSSTHGDISKFVVSCVRKHSPYVHICNEINVHCFDVDILLYGK, from the coding sequence atgcatttttataaaagaataaaacattatagaaatattttaatcaaatgtaatatatctaatcataatataatatatggGGGATATGAGACGTGTCCCCTTAAAGAGATATATACGAATTACCACGTCTATAAAAgttatatacatacaaaAGAGAATATTATAGAAGTAGAAGCAAAAGGAAATGTTgatatagataatataaataataaagatgatatattttataataatgatcaCAAAAttgatgatgataaaataaaaaagatacaATATCCAAAGAATTGCACCATATATCAtgatatagaaaaaaacTCTTATATTCACATTGATGattttgttaatataaatgatgtaaagaataaaatagaaaatttaattttatacagtaaaaagttatataataaaaagtattGTCATAATAAATTACTTAATCATAAACAAATCACGTTAAATAATATAGTTTTGAATATACtatgtataataaatggaaaaaataataataataataataataataatattaaagatatttatatagaTAAAGTCCTCCTTTTGGATTTTTATACTCtattaattaaaagaaaatattatatacataatttaagaaataatatttatgacaattcttttatgaatatttttgattatattcattataacATTAACttacatttaaaaaattataactTGAAAAATACTCATCAAgttttacataatatatccatatatatacacaaaaataaatgtaataatatcaCACATGAACTTGTTACCaatatattcttcttttcattttttaaaaacttTAATAAGttttattcaaaaaaagaaggaaAGGATATAAATGGAAGTCACCGAAATTTTCCTAATTATGTTAATCAAAAAAATCACAAtgatttaaatataaaaataataaataattctcATTGTACAATTTATCaaacaaattattataaatataaaagcTTTGATGAAGAaacttttaaatatttaaatacaTATGTTGTCTTTTTATCTAATCATCCTTCTTTTATTAACGATAAATTATTGTATAACATTTCCCTcttaacaaataaaatattacaatttaaaataaaCTTTAACCTAGCACTATCATTCCTTTCAGCTAgcttaaatatatttgacaaacgagaaaaaaaaataaaagaaggACACCTTATTttgaacatatataaaaaaaaaacgaaTTATGATATTTTGTATTCTCTAATAAAGCAACACAATGAAATgtttaagaaaaatatagCTCATAAGGTCGAAGGGGAACAAAAGGTGATACAACAAGATATAGCCATGGGTGATACTATAAGTATGCATGTAAGTGGAGCAAATCAAAATATTCACAATGTAATTAGAacaaatgataatattcataaaataagTGAAACCAATCAAAATGTTCACAATGTAATTAGAacaaatgataatattcataaaataagTGAAACCAATCAAAATGTTCACAATGTAATTAGAacaaatgataatattcataaaataagTGAAACAAATCAAAATATTCACAATGTTAGTATACCCAAATTAGACATACTGTCGGAAGAGAAGAAAAAAGATATGGCACACACAATCCATgtttcaaataatatacatattaaaaatagGTACACTCATAATTTTGTTCCTTCCAAAAATGATTGTATAAACTTATGGAATTATTcacatataattaatataataaaaatattagacatgaataaattattatccaaagattataatataaacacaGAAGAATGTGTAAAGAcgtttttaaaatatatgtttgattatttatcaatatattaCGATGAACTAGTAATAATGACACAAAATGAATTGAATAGTTTTGTTTctatatatgttaatttatcaatattattagaGCAATTGAGAAATTATGAAGAAATAGGTTctcttattattttttttttaattaattcttataaacgtatatatgtatattataatggtttgaatataaatatgatgattaatttaatgaaaggaatatatcatcaaatatatatatattcgaaaatatttgaagataataatttattttttgataaatttaaaaaagaattaataacattatataataatataaaaacgGATCATATGATATCTTCaaattataacaatatgTATGAATTAATTAATACAAACATGATGTTTTTGTCatcaaatatatgtaaCACCATTTTTGATCATCTATTTAAAGAAGATACATATATTCCacttaataaattaataactattattcattatttagataagataaataaaatatgcCTTTGTTATGATCatacaataaatatatctttacaacaagatatattaaaatgtttgAAATTTTGTgagaaaatatttttatcaacaaacaataatttttatgatgAAAACGTATCGAatcatcatatattaatattaattaatatatatatatattattatcaaaagTTTTTACATTCtccatttttatataagtGTCTACAATACTTAAGTAAAAAGAATGATCTAACTTTGTTTATTAATGAAACGGAGATTATTATGTACCTGAACATATTGAAGAAACttaaagaaagaaaaataaataatataaatgaaaaatttaaaaatattccaaatcatttaaaacaaataagACAAATAAGACAAATAAGacaaataaaacaaataaaacaaataaaacaaGATATATTAGAAGATATATTAGAAGATATGTTAAAAGATGGAAATACAAAGAATACATACCAAAGGATTCACAATTATCAAGCTAATATGACTTACCAAACAAAAAACCAAGTTGTAACACCTTCCTGCTGTTATCATAATACATCgcatataattttaaatactcatgaaaatatatatgaagaaaaaaaaataaataacgTCCTATTAAATGATGATTTATTTGATGAAATGTTAGAAAGgtatatgaataaaataatggacaacctttttttttcttcttttcaaaaagaaggaaagaaaaaatatatacattggaatttttgttcttctttaatacaatataataaaatattagaagaaaataaaaaggacAAAACAAtagataatgaaaatgatattattaaaattgataacaacaaaaatgaagaaaGAATAAATGTAGATAACATGTATACATCATCTAAATGTACTAAATCCCCTTTTAATATTCAtgattttaaaaaatattctataaatacttattttttggtttattacaatatactttcatataacaaaaaaatgaataaagaagtaatagaaaaaatatggCATATTTTAgataacataataaaatataaacaaaatgttttaacagaagaaaattttttttatattatttctgCATTATTGAAAGCTCAAAATTTTGAACATGAAGTGTATAAAATGTACTAtgaatatatgaaaaaatatggatcttgtattaatataaaatatgtattttttattatgaaaagAATTTTTGAAGATACTCcatacataaaatataaacaagATACATTATCTAGTATTGATAAAGAGAACATATGGAATAATTctatacaaaaatataatatacgatcgatatattattataatatgaaatgtaataaatgtgataaatataataattatgataaatataataattatgataaatataatatattaaatgatataataaaattatcagaacaaattatattatcccatatacattatattaaatattttaccTATTTTAAAGAAGTGTTACATActtatatgaaaaaagatatatatataaaatgttacttattttattatccaCATTTCCATAATTTTGTGttaacatattttaataaatttttaacACATGATCAATTCAATAAAAATGTTCTAgttcttttaataaataatattgcttccttttattatacaCTTCATAATAACACGTATACATCTTgtattataagaaaaaaggaCACACAAAGggaatatgaaaaaatgattaaagagaaaaagaaaataaaagagTACAATAACCAACAAAATAAcgaaaaattaataaatgattatgaagatataataaatatattagatgaagaaaattttaaaatagatcataaagatataaaagttgtaaaaaaatataaaaatagttattattcaaaaatattttcattatacTCCATAGACCAATTACATTTAAATATCAAACTAAACAAAGAAGATATGCTTACAAAAGATAAAACAAATCAAGGTAATATAGATTTTAATATGTTCTTAACCTGTACTTCAAAAGATATAAcatcatataattattatattgatacttatataaaaatggagttattaaaaatattaaatattttgcttccaactttatatataaaagaaataaaaaacaaaagtcttcatgaaataaaattatcaaGTATGAACattatagatatatttgtgtcattaaaaaatgtaaaaataagaaatgaaaacattatgtataaattatgtaaaaaatatattatggatattttttttcataataataaagtaAAATTAGAATATCAAATAAAGTTTCTTAATTCTCTTACTTTTCTggattatataaaagaagctgatttattttttaaaactttttttttaaaaaaaaataaaataaataaaatacagaaagaagaaaaaaaaacacaaaataattataaccTTTTATATactcattttttaaaaataccaatacaaaattgtatatatataccaaatatatcatcatatatattaaattttatatctatatatgaatattttgaaaaaaaagatcaatatataatatataaaaaagtattatatttcCTAGAAGAATATCTACAATTACATAATCAAATAAATTCAATGAATTCACTTGATAAACgtaatattattcttataatcatattattatatatttcatcaTCACCTCTTAATTTATTATCCATACCATTACAAACATTACGTATattctattattatataatacacTCCAATTCTTTTTCTAAGCACAACATAACAAATTCGTCTTCCACACATGGTGATATTTCTAAATTTGTTGTATCCTGTGTAAGGAAACATTCTCCCTATGTTCATATATGCAATGAAATAAATGTACATTGTTTTGACGTTgacatattattatatgggaaataa